AGCGGCGCGCGATGCGGCGTCGGGCCGCCCGGAACCGGGTGCGCAGCGCCTCCGTATAGGGGGCGTGCGTGCCCGCACCGGTCCCGGCCCGTTGCGGCGGTCGTGGAGCGGGCCGGGACATGGCGTGGTGGGTACCGGGTGCGCCGCCTGTGCGCCTGTACGCTTTCGACACCCCGGGCGGTGGCCGTGTGTCTGCGGCAACGGGCACGCGCTCTCCTGTGCCGGAAGGACGGTCCCCATGCCCACGGATGCACACCCCGGACCCCTGCGCGTTCTGGTGCTCGGCGCCGCGCTGCGGGCCGGGTCGAGCAACGCCCGGCTGGCTTCCCTCGTGGGCCACATGATGACCGCGGCCGGCGCCGTGGTGGACCTCGCCGCGATGCGGGAGTTCGACATGCCGCTCTACGACGGCGATGCCGAGGCCGAAGGCGGTGTGCCGGACGGTGCGCTGGCGCTGCGGGACCGGCTGGAGCGGTGCGACGCCTTCGTGCTCGCCTCTCCCGAGTACAACGCGTCGGTGCCGGGCGTCGTGAAGAACGCGATCGACTGGGTCTCGCGCATCCGGCCGCAGCCGTTCAAGACCAAGCATGCGCTGCTGGTCTCCGCCTCCCCGTCGCTGGTCGGCGGCAACCGGGGGCTGTGGGCGCTGAGGGTTCCGCTGGAGCACCTCGGCACCCGGGTCTAT
This portion of the Streptomyces caniferus genome encodes:
- a CDS encoding NADPH-dependent FMN reductase, which translates into the protein MPTDAHPGPLRVLVLGAALRAGSSNARLASLVGHMMTAAGAVVDLAAMREFDMPLYDGDAEAEGGVPDGALALRDRLERCDAFVLASPEYNASVPGVVKNAIDWVSRIRPQPFKTKHALLVSASPSLVGGNRGLWALRVPLEHLGTRVYPDMFSLAAAHQGFTEDGQLTDPALQQRLEETVTAFLRLVEADARYVCLQRRWYEFPGDRTGAAVTQRAED